The stretch of DNA ACATCGGCGTACGGCTCGGATCGCAGACATAGCAATACGATAAATGCAGCAACAAGTCGACCAACTATCCGATGAGTTGGCTTAGCAAAAacaacgagcgcacctaatAGTTTGCCTATTCGTGGAACATCGAATGTTTCCTCCAGAAAGAAAaaaaccagcagcagcagcatatAAACCACGCTTGAAGTCTCAATAATCATGCGCACGTACACACACAAACACACGTATCTATGCAAATGACCAGCTTGCCCGTGTACTTAACGCGATCCAGGTGCATCACGTACGCACGCACGCTTGGAGTAGGTCGCTAatgcattgaccaaaatggCAAATGATAACATCGATCCATATCTTAGGACAGCGTGGCCTGAAATTAGTTTAGCAAATATTGGCAGCAATCACACGCTCAGTAGTACAGCTCACGGCGACGAGCATATACAAATATACAATTAACCAACCAGTTTTATTAATTCTGTAGGGCTTACGGCAATACTCCTAGGTGGGATCTAACCGATTAAATTGTTTCGTGAGCTTTAGTACCATATCGATCACGCATGCTGGCTACAGTTGCGTGCTTTTGTCAGAAACGGCCCATGCTGAGTCATCCGTACTATTCTTCAAGCTATattttatttattcatttataGCATGTTTATTTGCATCGTGGAGAGGGCTTATAACTTGTTTATTACGATGTTGTTCATGAATATTTCCTGGAAATAGTTTCTATGATTATTGAGGCATGATGAAGAGCAGATCTGGCTATATTAATATTGTAGTTGAGGACATTATTGCGATATATGAAACACATTTCTATGGTCGGAGCAATGGTGGTTGAGAGCACCTACGTAGACACAAGGAAAGCCTTCTGTATAATCCTTAAAAAATGAGAAAAAGATTTGTTTTGTAGAGAACAAGATACAAGATGTTTAATTCACGAAGGCCCTCACTGGTTATGATATAATTGAATTATACCTCCAAATGGCCACAGGGAATTTATGctagttcttaggagttgtcttaTGAGCCAGGACCCTATTTTACCATACTGACGAAGTTAGTTTAGAAGTTCAGAGACCTAACTGacatttaatttaaatgcaaattTGGAGAAACATATTACTTTGTCCTGCGAAAAAAAGTTTACAATCGTTTCGATCAACAATGCTCTTTCAATCAAACGGAATGGAACCCCGTTTTCTCGATCTGATAACAATAGTTCGTACTACGCATACCTGCACTGTTCAATAGTTGTGAGGAACAAGTTTCAAGGAGAAGGGCTCTATGATGCGATGCTTCTTTTTATGTTGATTCTAGCCTAGCCATAGCTTAACAGAAGCGCTTCACTTTGGCATGTCATGATGGAAAAAAGGGGTCTCTTCTGCATTTTTGTAACTTTGAGGATGTTATTTATGCCGATCAAGCTGCGTGATGCATTCCTTTTTGCAATAGCAGAGGAACGGTGCATTGCGAGCAGCACTTCTTTTTGGGAAATGGTGGCTGCATTCTTATTTTCATCAAATCAAGGCAGCACAAAAACCCATGCAAATCACCTTTTCCGCAAACCTATGGTCTTTGCTGAATTACACACATCAACAAGTCTCAAATGATAAGCACATTGCATTCAATGAGCCTTTGCACATTTTCCTTTTTGTTTTTGGAATCCATGTGGTGCATCCACATCTATCCAACTGCATTGAGTGGTCTACCTACACATGTTTACATTGCATTCTGCACAACCAAAGCACAGCAATGCAGAGTGGCCATGAATGTGCCTGAGTGTGGCAGGGAATAATTGAGGCAAGAGGGAGATAGGCCCCATAAAAAAAAATCTTGTATGGTAGTAGTGAACATGGGGGTGTAGTTGTAGTGCCCTTGTCCTTCATTAGATGAGTACTCTAGATAAGGTTATAAAACACATGAGACCAACTTTTGATAACCCTTAAGATCAGAAGCCTAAACTCTTTCTAAATTCTACACCAAACTATGCACATTAATTTTATCTTAGCCTTGGCCTCTTTTGCCCTCCAAGCAATGCAGTGACCATGCCCAACCCCACGGCTACCTTGGGCATGCTGCAACCATGGCTGTCCATGCCACTATAAAACTACTGGTCTCCCTGCACCGTGAGGCGGAGACGGAAGGGAAGAGACAATCTAGATTGAGAAAATTCATCAAGAGAGAGAGGTGGCACCAAAGCTCAAGCTCAAGCTCAAAGCTATAGAGAGAAAGATACAAATCATCTACACAGCAATGGGCAACAGCCTTAGGTGCTGCCTCGCCTGCGTCCTCCCCTGCGGCGCGCTGGACCTGATCAGGATCGTCCACCTGAACGGCCGCGTCGAGGAGTACGGCCGGCCGGTGGCCGCCGGCGAGATCCTGGCCGCCAATCCGAACCACGTGCTGAGCAAGCCGTGCTCGCAGGGCGTCGTGCGGAGGATCCTCATCGTGTCCCCGGACTCCGAGCTGGAGCGCGGCGAGATATACTTCCTCATCCCGTCGTCGTCGGTGCCGCCCGAGAAGAAGCAGAATTCGAAGAGCGCCAAGAGCCTCTCGGCCGGCGCGCACGGCGACCAGCAGCTGGTCAAGAAGGAGAAGTACCACGGCAAGACCGGCCATCCCAAGAGCAATGGGCGCCGTGACTTGAGTGACGCCCTGTCACAGAAGAGGTCGGCGTCCCACCGGCGGCGCGTGAGTGCCGGCCGGACCGCCGCGTGGAAgccacacctcgagtgcattgTTGAGGGAACTTGAGCAGAAGTGGATCcatttttcttctccttctttttctttttttttgttttgtgaAATCAAGGGAGGTTGATGtaacaccaccaccaccggcaTGGTGGTTTGCTCTCTTGTGTGGTTAGCGAGTATTTTTCTCCTCTCTTTTTTCGGTAATTGTATATCCATGTAATGTTTTCCCCTTCCTACACATACATGATGGAAATGGAGAGGGAGGGTTGCCAATtctttcttgttcttcttcagcAAATTACTTTATCTTTCCTGTTTTTCAGGGTCTTTTCATGGCTTGTGCCGTGGTTGAGGAAGAGAGTAAATGATGAGGAAGCAAGTGGTTCTTCTTGGAGTTGTTTCCATGTATAGACTAAGGTCCTCAGTGTTTAAGGTCAATCCCAGTGGTTACTGCAACAAATCTATCAAACGGAAGTTTGTTCTCACATATCAAGATAGGAATGTTAGTAGGAGTAGAAAAGAAGTCTTAATCACTACTCCTTTTATTTCCCATCATACCTTATTTTCTTAACATCATTTGCTAACTAATAGTGGGAGACATGCATCATTAGACCACGAATGATTAGAGGGTGCTTTGTTAGATTATAAGGAGGTTGACAAAAAGACAACCTAGCAAGCAAAGTTTTCAAGCAAAGACAGCTAGCAGGGTATATAGTTTATGTTTATTCTATCTTTGTAGATGATGCCTTCCTCCTTGAATTTGTCCCTTCCGTATTGTTACTCAATGAAGGCTCCCCACAAATGCATTTAACCGGTCCTAAAGGCACCCACAACAAGAGGTCGATTGCAATTTAAGTTTGCGATGAGGAATAGAGGAAAATGTTGATGACCCTACCATTGTTTcctttaatttacagaaaatATTTATCAATTCTAAGCACTAGAGATGCCCACTATTTTCCCTTTGCATAGAAAGATCAGCTACCGTTTTTGAATTTTGAACTTTGTTTAGTTAGGCTTAGCCCTTCTGTTATTGCCTCGAAAAAAGTTGAATTTTTTATGTATGTGTGATTTGAGAGTCCTTCACTAATAGCATTATGATTTCCTTTTCTAG from Panicum hallii strain FIL2 chromosome 3, PHallii_v3.1, whole genome shotgun sequence encodes:
- the LOC112887395 gene encoding uncharacterized protein LOC112887395, translating into MGNSLRCCLACVLPCGALDLIRIVHLNGRVEEYGRPVAAGEILAANPNHVLSKPCSQGVVRRILIVSPDSELERGEIYFLIPSSSVPPEKKQNSKSAKSLSAGAHGDQQLVKKEKYHGKTGHPKSNGRRDLSDALSQKRSASHRRRVSAGRTAAWKPHLECIVEGT